The Methylacidimicrobium sp. B4 genome contains a region encoding:
- a CDS encoding ComF family protein: MDRLWTAAAGAGRLAEELLALVFPPRSEEGPLREHLPPFCRRCSAPGALLCPRCRESPPPFLWARASYRYSGAVKEAVLGLKYKRQIDRVPWLADLLETGFRTYAASLRWDALVPVPLHPVRERSRGFNQAEEIARVLGNRQGIPVRKALRRVRPTSAQAGLPGIERARNLAGAFQPQRNFDPVGKHLLLIDDVITTGATARECAARLWENGAGTVCVLAVARS, encoded by the coding sequence GTGGATCGTCTTTGGACCGCGGCGGCGGGGGCGGGTCGCCTAGCGGAAGAGCTGCTCGCCCTCGTCTTTCCCCCGCGCTCGGAGGAAGGACCGCTCCGGGAGCACCTTCCCCCATTCTGTCGCCGCTGCTCCGCTCCCGGAGCTCTCCTCTGCCCGCGCTGTCGGGAAAGCCCTCCGCCGTTCCTCTGGGCCCGGGCTTCCTACCGCTATTCCGGCGCGGTGAAAGAGGCGGTCCTGGGACTCAAGTACAAGAGGCAGATCGACCGGGTTCCCTGGCTTGCCGACCTGCTCGAAACCGGGTTCCGCACCTATGCGGCGTCCCTCCGCTGGGACGCCCTGGTTCCGGTTCCCCTCCATCCGGTTCGCGAGCGTTCGCGCGGCTTCAATCAAGCCGAGGAGATCGCCCGCGTCCTCGGCAACCGGCAGGGCATTCCCGTCCGCAAGGCGCTGCGCCGGGTCCGCCCGACCTCGGCGCAGGCGGGCCTGCCTGGCATCGAGCGCGCCCGCAACCTTGCGGGGGCGTTCCAACCGCAAAGGAATTTTGACCCGGTGGGGAAACATCTGCTATTGATCGATGACGTAATTACGACGGGAGCGACAGCACGGGAGTGCGCGGCACGACTCTGGGAGAACGGGGCCGGGACGGTGTGCGTCCTGGCCGTCGCGCGATCCTAG
- a CDS encoding CPBP family intramembrane glutamic endopeptidase, translated as MPATERFSSPLPAFLAYLVAIFLAAALLSPAVYALLSPVYPAPPGRYFRRVLELSALLLLLLFRKPLGIHSWSDVGLTRPVLRPFLWGCLLGLASGLACLFPLLLPASSGHQVGLRWDPASLGAWTGRGLLIGLTEELLFRGIFFSILLRGLGRLPAILASSLLFCLAHYLRSSPEAWKGSPTAFSGWELLQAHLAPILSFSWIDAQGLLLFAVGAALATAYLVTGALWMPVGIHAAWVALLYGLAARPGGSPGGLWSPLILTLFGVLLWIVFGPRRRGRVA; from the coding sequence ATGCCTGCGACCGAGCGCTTTTCCTCTCCGCTTCCCGCCTTCCTCGCCTACCTGGTGGCGATCTTCCTGGCCGCCGCCCTGTTGAGCCCCGCCGTTTATGCACTCCTGAGCCCGGTCTATCCGGCCCCACCCGGACGATACTTCCGGCGTGTCCTCGAGCTTTCGGCCCTTCTCCTGCTCCTCCTCTTCCGGAAGCCCTTGGGCATCCATTCCTGGAGCGACGTTGGCCTCACCCGGCCCGTACTCCGCCCGTTCCTCTGGGGATGCCTGCTCGGCCTCGCTTCCGGACTCGCCTGCCTCTTCCCCCTGCTTCTCCCGGCCTCTTCCGGGCACCAGGTCGGGCTCCGCTGGGACCCGGCTTCCTTGGGAGCCTGGACGGGACGGGGCCTGCTGATCGGCCTCACCGAGGAGCTCCTCTTCCGCGGGATCTTTTTCTCCATCCTGCTGCGCGGCCTCGGCCGTCTGCCCGCGATCCTCGCCAGCTCCCTCCTCTTCTGCCTCGCGCACTACCTGCGCTCCTCCCCGGAGGCCTGGAAAGGATCGCCCACCGCCTTCTCCGGCTGGGAGCTCCTCCAGGCGCACCTGGCGCCCATCCTCTCCTTTTCCTGGATTGACGCCCAGGGCCTTCTCCTTTTCGCCGTCGGAGCGGCTCTCGCCACGGCCTATCTCGTCACCGGCGCTCTTTGGATGCCGGTTGGAATCCATGCCGCCTGGGTTGCCCTCCTCTACGGACTGGCGGCTCGTCCCGGCGGGTCGCCGGGCGGACTGTGGAGCCCCTTGATCCTCACCCTCTTCGGAGTCCTCTTGTGGATCGTCTTTGGACCGCGGCGGCGGGGGCGGGTCGCCTAG
- a CDS encoding acetyl-CoA carboxylase carboxyltransferase subunit alpha has translation MTTTPLEFEKTIWEMERTLETLKARAKENPVDLEEEVATLERKLGEARRSVYASLTAWQRVQIARHPQRPYTLDFLERLAPGFLELGGDRAFGNDPAMVAGLATFGGRKAAFVGQQKGRNLKENLRRNFGCPHPEGYRKALRVMRLAATFGLPIVAFIDTPGAYPGVGAEERHIGQAIAENLAEMSVLPVPIVAVVLAEGGSGGALGIGVADRILMLENAYYSVISPEGCAAILWESRAHAPQAAEALRLTAQDLHQMGLIDEIVPEPEGGSHRDWEKAAQLLETVLARTLEEICTRDRELLLRERYEKIRRYGVWEEKSE, from the coding sequence GTGACGACGACACCGCTGGAGTTCGAGAAGACGATTTGGGAGATGGAGCGCACGCTGGAAACCCTGAAGGCACGAGCCAAGGAGAATCCGGTCGATCTGGAAGAAGAGGTTGCCACGCTGGAAAGGAAGCTGGGAGAGGCGCGCCGCTCGGTCTACGCCAGCTTGACCGCTTGGCAGCGTGTGCAAATCGCGCGACACCCCCAGCGGCCGTACACGCTCGATTTCTTGGAGCGGCTGGCTCCGGGTTTCCTTGAGCTCGGGGGAGACCGCGCCTTCGGCAACGATCCGGCGATGGTCGCGGGCCTGGCCACCTTCGGCGGGCGAAAGGCGGCGTTTGTCGGCCAGCAGAAGGGGCGGAATCTCAAGGAGAACCTGCGCCGCAACTTCGGCTGTCCTCATCCGGAGGGCTATCGCAAGGCGCTTCGCGTGATGCGGCTGGCGGCTACCTTCGGACTACCGATCGTGGCGTTCATCGACACGCCCGGAGCCTACCCGGGGGTAGGGGCGGAGGAGAGGCACATCGGTCAGGCGATTGCCGAAAACTTGGCCGAGATGTCGGTGCTGCCGGTACCCATCGTGGCGGTCGTCTTGGCCGAAGGAGGAAGCGGCGGAGCCCTCGGGATTGGCGTGGCCGACCGGATCCTCATGCTCGAAAATGCCTATTACTCGGTCATTTCTCCGGAGGGGTGCGCGGCGATCCTCTGGGAGAGCCGAGCCCATGCACCGCAAGCGGCGGAGGCGCTGCGGCTGACCGCCCAGGATCTCCATCAGATGGGGCTGATCGACGAGATCGTGCCTGAGCCGGAGGGGGGAAGCCATCGGGATTGGGAGAAGGCCGCGCAGCTGTTGGAAACGGTGCTGGCGCGCACGCTCGAGGAGATCTGCACCCGGGATCGGGAACTGCTCCTCCGCGAGCGGTACGAGAAGATTCGCCGGTACGGCGTCTGGGAAGAAAAGAGCGAATAG
- the ribH gene encoding 6,7-dimethyl-8-ribityllumazine synthase: MRFAIVASTYHPEYCDALVAGAEAELGGHELTLCRVPGSFEIPLQVQRFARTGEYDAILAFGVVWQGETAHAQEILRAVTDALMRVALEEDVPVVHEVLSVKTEAEARERTTGELSRGREGARAALAMAELGRRI; the protein is encoded by the coding sequence ATGCGTTTTGCGATCGTAGCCAGCACCTACCATCCCGAATATTGCGATGCGTTGGTTGCGGGGGCAGAGGCGGAGCTCGGCGGGCATGAGCTGACCCTCTGCCGGGTGCCGGGAAGCTTCGAGATCCCGCTCCAGGTGCAGCGATTCGCCCGGACCGGGGAATACGACGCGATCCTGGCCTTCGGCGTGGTCTGGCAGGGAGAGACCGCGCATGCGCAGGAGATCTTGCGCGCAGTAACCGATGCGCTCATGAGGGTTGCCCTCGAGGAGGACGTGCCGGTCGTTCACGAGGTCCTCTCCGTAAAGACGGAAGCCGAGGCCCGGGAGAGAACGACGGGCGAGCTCTCCCGGGGAAGGGAAGGAGCTCGCGCCGCCTTGGCCATGGCCGAGCTCGGCCGGAGGATCTAA
- the nusB gene encoding transcription antitermination factor NusB has translation MGEKKGKSSPRRTARVRAVQFLYQWGIRQQPAPSRKSLDEFWALSPASGAVRPFAEDLILGTIDHLSLLDERIERYLENWQFGRLAAVDRSILRVALYELLYRGEIPPVVSVNEAVEVAKQLSSEESGKFINGILDRALRDLNRPLRAAQDGESEG, from the coding sequence ATGGGGGAGAAAAAAGGGAAGAGCTCGCCGCGGAGGACGGCCCGGGTGCGGGCCGTGCAATTTTTGTACCAGTGGGGGATCCGGCAGCAGCCTGCCCCTTCGCGGAAGAGCCTGGATGAGTTTTGGGCGCTGAGCCCCGCGAGCGGAGCGGTCCGCCCCTTTGCCGAAGACCTGATCCTGGGTACGATCGATCATCTCTCCCTCCTCGATGAGCGCATCGAGAGGTATCTGGAGAACTGGCAGTTCGGCCGATTGGCGGCTGTCGATCGGAGCATCCTCCGGGTGGCTCTTTACGAGCTCCTGTATCGCGGCGAGATCCCGCCGGTGGTCTCGGTGAACGAAGCAGTGGAGGTAGCGAAGCAGCTGAGCAGCGAGGAATCGGGGAAATTCATCAACGGGATCCTCGACCGCGCGCTGCGCGACCTGAACCGCCCGCTTCGGGCGGCGCAGGATGGGGAGAGCGAGGGATGA
- the ftsY gene encoding signal recognition particle-docking protein FtsY: MKSFWRKLVERFTPAGGEKVDWEALLLEADLGLALTERLTRLLEDEGLQRKPREAEERIRGELRRILAAEEPEMASAGRPEVILLVGVNGGGKTTTAAKLAFRYGQEGKRVMLAAADTFRAAAVEQLETWARRTGSLFVAGSPGADPASVAYRAHAQAEEEKAHLLIVDTAGRLATKSNLMLEAGKIRRTLAKRDPEAPHRVWLVVDGTVGTNALSQATEFHRAVGLSGLIVTKLDGSAKGGMIAAVKEELGIPTVFVGTGEKVEDLAPFDPDRYVSTFFGG; this comes from the coding sequence ATGAAGAGCTTTTGGCGAAAGCTGGTCGAACGGTTTACGCCGGCGGGAGGCGAGAAGGTCGACTGGGAGGCCCTGCTGCTCGAGGCCGACCTGGGGCTCGCCCTGACCGAGAGGTTGACCCGGCTCCTGGAGGATGAGGGGCTTCAGCGGAAGCCGCGGGAAGCGGAGGAACGGATCCGCGGGGAGCTGCGACGGATTCTCGCGGCGGAAGAGCCGGAGATGGCGAGCGCGGGGAGGCCCGAGGTCATCCTGCTCGTGGGAGTCAACGGTGGAGGGAAGACGACCACGGCGGCCAAGCTCGCGTTCCGCTACGGACAGGAGGGCAAGCGGGTCATGCTGGCGGCGGCGGATACGTTTCGGGCGGCGGCGGTCGAGCAGCTCGAGACGTGGGCGCGGCGGACCGGCTCTCTTTTCGTGGCCGGAAGCCCGGGAGCGGATCCAGCGAGCGTCGCCTACCGGGCGCATGCGCAGGCCGAGGAGGAGAAGGCGCACCTTCTCATCGTCGATACGGCGGGCCGCCTCGCCACCAAGAGCAACCTGATGCTCGAGGCGGGGAAGATCCGGCGCACGCTCGCCAAGCGGGACCCCGAGGCCCCGCATCGCGTCTGGCTGGTGGTCGACGGCACGGTCGGAACCAATGCGCTCTCGCAGGCAACCGAGTTTCATCGAGCCGTCGGGCTTTCGGGGCTGATCGTGACCAAGCTCGACGGCTCCGCCAAAGGGGGGATGATCGCGGCGGTCAAGGAGGAGCTGGGGATCCCGACGGTTTTCGTGGGAACCGGAGAGAAGGTCGAGGACCTTGCGCCCTTCGATCCCGACCGGTATGTCAGCACGTTTTTCGGAGGCTGA
- the ribD gene encoding bifunctional diaminohydroxyphosphoribosylaminopyrimidine deaminase/5-amino-6-(5-phosphoribosylamino)uracil reductase RibD → MRRAIALARRGLGRVSPNPAVGAVLVREGRVLGEGFHHGAGLPHAEVEAIEDAARRGNAPKGATLCVTLEPCSTTGRTPPCVDRIIREGIARVVVGMVDPNPLHRGRGLSLLSGRGIEVSQGLLEEEVRELNRGFVRWITSGRPWVVQKSATSLDGRIGTRPGDSRWLSSPASLRMAHRLRWEADAILIGAETARRDDPKLTVRVPGRKGKRQPWRVVISRSGQLPASLRLLSDSARERTLIFQNFPLPLVLEELGRRGVLQALVEGGGKLAGSLLAEGLIDEVALFLCPTILGEGALSVDPPRPGLGEHFQLRECLRLGDDLFLRGIRRDSEGVDAARGKTGWGTTGKESQ, encoded by the coding sequence ATGCGGAGGGCCATCGCCCTCGCGCGCAGGGGGCTCGGCAGGGTCAGCCCCAATCCGGCGGTCGGGGCGGTCCTGGTCCGGGAAGGAAGGGTGCTCGGCGAAGGATTTCATCACGGCGCCGGCCTGCCCCACGCGGAGGTCGAGGCGATCGAGGATGCCGCTCGGCGGGGGAACGCCCCGAAGGGCGCGACCCTCTGCGTGACGCTCGAGCCCTGTTCCACGACGGGGCGGACTCCACCCTGCGTCGATCGGATCATCCGGGAGGGGATCGCCCGCGTCGTGGTGGGCATGGTCGATCCGAATCCCCTCCACCGGGGACGGGGTCTTTCCCTGCTCTCCGGGCGGGGAATCGAGGTGAGCCAGGGCCTGCTCGAGGAGGAGGTGCGGGAGCTCAACCGGGGCTTCGTTCGCTGGATCACCAGCGGCAGGCCTTGGGTCGTGCAGAAGAGTGCGACCTCCTTGGACGGAAGGATCGGGACCCGGCCCGGGGATAGCCGATGGTTGAGCAGTCCGGCGTCATTGCGGATGGCGCACCGGCTCCGGTGGGAGGCGGACGCGATCCTCATTGGGGCCGAAACCGCCCGCCGGGACGATCCGAAGCTGACCGTCCGCGTGCCCGGGCGAAAAGGGAAGCGGCAGCCATGGCGGGTCGTCATCAGCCGAAGCGGCCAGCTGCCCGCAAGCCTCCGCCTGCTGAGCGACTCCGCCCGGGAAAGAACCCTGATCTTTCAAAACTTTCCTCTGCCGCTGGTCCTCGAAGAGCTTGGCCGGCGAGGAGTCCTGCAGGCCTTGGTCGAGGGAGGCGGAAAGCTCGCCGGCAGCCTTCTGGCCGAAGGCTTGATCGACGAGGTGGCCCTCTTTCTCTGCCCGACGATCCTCGGGGAGGGGGCTCTCTCGGTCGATCCGCCGCGCCCGGGCTTGGGCGAGCATTTCCAGTTGAGGGAATGCCTCCGGTTGGGCGACGATCTCTTTTTGCGCGGGATTCGGAGGGATTCCGAAGGGGTGGACGCGGCGCGCGGCAAGACGGGATGGGGAACTACCGGGAAGGAGAGCCAGTGA
- a CDS encoding phosphoribosyltransferase, which translates to MREKRESEIGGLLLSEDVIRERVRTLGTEIGAAYSAGSFVLLGLLNGSLLFTADLLRELPPETEVVFWRVKSYRGTVSTGIPEGVEAEGGEFIGRTVLVVDDILDSGCTLSAVERRLRELGACAVDHCVLLSKQRPRLPGTPLPRWIGFEIPDRFVVGYGLDYNGRYRGLRSIRVLAEGDAIREG; encoded by the coding sequence GTGAGGGAAAAGCGCGAATCGGAAATCGGAGGCCTGCTCCTTTCGGAAGACGTCATCCGCGAGCGGGTGAGAACGCTCGGGACCGAGATCGGGGCTGCGTATTCCGCCGGATCCTTCGTTCTGCTGGGGCTCCTCAACGGGAGCCTTCTCTTCACGGCCGATCTCTTGCGGGAGCTTCCACCGGAAACCGAGGTGGTATTCTGGCGGGTCAAGAGCTACCGGGGAACCGTCTCCACGGGAATCCCCGAAGGAGTGGAAGCGGAGGGAGGGGAGTTCATCGGGCGGACCGTCCTGGTGGTCGACGACATCCTCGATAGCGGCTGCACCTTGTCAGCGGTGGAAAGGCGGCTGCGCGAGCTGGGTGCTTGCGCCGTGGATCATTGCGTCCTCCTCTCGAAGCAGAGGCCGCGCCTTCCCGGCACGCCGCTTCCCCGCTGGATCGGCTTCGAGATTCCGGACCGGTTCGTCGTCGGTTACGGGCTCGATTACAATGGGCGCTACCGGGGCTTGCGTTCGATCCGGGTGCTGGCGGAAGGGGACGCGATCCGGGAAGGATAG
- a CDS encoding AAA family ATPase produces the protein MSLKFRRLRLQNWKNFLQVEVEIGDRLFLVGPNASGKSNFLDAFRFLRDLALPGGGFRVAIDHRGGVSAIRCLAARRYPDVEIQASLQASDGALWEYQLAFNQDKQRRPAVRKERVERDRKVLLDRPNDEDKEDAERLTQTYLEQVNVNQPFREIASLFASIRYLHIVPQLVREPDRSVGRTNDPFGGDFLEQIAKTQEKTRNSRLRKILKALKVAVPQLVEIKMERDAKGTPHLRGKHEHWRPQGAWQAENQFSDGTLRLMGLLWAILEKGGPLLLEEPELSLNPAIVRVLPQTFARVQRQTGRQIFLSTHSPDLLSDEGIGLDEVLVLRPSPEGTEATLATRFSEIPALLEGGSNLAEATLPKTRPSDPEQLALGLDLE, from the coding sequence ATGAGCCTCAAGTTTCGTCGGCTGCGGCTGCAGAACTGGAAGAACTTCCTCCAAGTCGAGGTCGAGATCGGGGATCGGCTCTTCCTGGTCGGGCCGAACGCTTCGGGAAAGTCGAATTTTCTCGATGCGTTTCGCTTCCTTCGGGATCTTGCGCTGCCCGGAGGCGGCTTTCGGGTAGCCATCGACCATCGCGGGGGCGTGAGCGCGATCCGCTGCTTGGCCGCCCGCCGCTATCCGGACGTCGAAATCCAGGCATCTCTTCAGGCCTCCGACGGAGCCCTTTGGGAATACCAGCTCGCCTTCAACCAGGACAAGCAGCGCCGTCCCGCCGTGCGCAAAGAACGGGTCGAGCGCGACCGAAAGGTGCTCCTCGACCGCCCCAACGACGAGGACAAGGAGGATGCCGAGCGGCTGACGCAAACCTATCTCGAGCAGGTCAACGTCAATCAGCCCTTCCGCGAGATCGCCTCATTATTCGCTTCGATCCGCTACTTGCACATCGTGCCGCAGCTCGTGCGGGAGCCCGACCGCTCGGTGGGGAGGACGAACGACCCGTTCGGCGGAGATTTTCTTGAGCAGATCGCCAAGACCCAGGAGAAGACCCGCAATTCTCGGCTGCGGAAGATCCTGAAAGCTCTCAAGGTCGCCGTCCCCCAGCTCGTCGAGATCAAGATGGAGCGGGACGCGAAAGGGACGCCCCACCTCCGCGGCAAGCATGAGCACTGGAGGCCGCAGGGGGCTTGGCAAGCGGAGAATCAGTTTTCCGATGGGACCTTGAGGCTGATGGGGCTCCTCTGGGCGATTCTCGAAAAAGGGGGGCCTCTGCTGCTCGAGGAGCCCGAACTTTCCCTGAATCCGGCAATTGTTCGCGTCTTGCCGCAAACGTTCGCTCGGGTGCAACGACAGACGGGGCGGCAGATCTTCCTGAGCACCCATTCCCCAGACTTGCTCTCGGATGAAGGCATCGGTCTCGATGAGGTGCTCGTGCTTCGTCCTTCCCCCGAGGGTACCGAGGCAACGCTGGCGACCCGATTTTCGGAGATCCCCGCCCTGCTCGAAGGAGGAAGCAACCTCGCCGAAGCGACTCTTCCGAAGACGCGACCCAGCGACCCGGAACAGCTCGCCTTGGGCCTCGATCTTGAATGA
- the lnt gene encoding apolipoprotein N-acyltransferase, which yields MDPLPSLPTSSSLPSARTRRRRSTLRVTSAIALCLFSGLLLASCFPPWPWSGLAWVALLPAMAASRILEHWRERAAAGYLLGLLFFGATLWWIGKVTVAGTVGLVLYLSLYPGLWLSLAGRWTSGHAPFHPKENLLASASLASAWVVLEWIRGWLGGGFPWNSLGVSQYQTLVFAQAARLGGGLLLSWLLVFGNGLLFFTGLRFRAEIRGEQKRALHFDLAAGLLLLTGVASYGLSVLLTTPTEVAQTLRYALVQPAVPQSVEHPFDPQEAITREISLTETADQARPQLIVWPESPIGADLLSTPSLRIPLLAWVGSSDSWLLLGTPRIQGERLFNDALLFSPRGQSLQAYAKNRLVPFGEFVPFGNQLPVLRNLVPFELEFSPGDAPVVFPMHDPSVRIAPLICFEDTFPDYACRVARDNPDLLVNITNDGWFTGTPGARQHLANAVLRTIELDLPLLRCGNTGITAFLNQNGAVVASLPEASGKAEAGEGVLLGVAQWHRPRPTLYRLAGDWIVWLSGAFVLLGIASPFGKKRKSQTTQQPDGPRAR from the coding sequence GTGGACCCGCTTCCCTCCCTTCCCACCTCCTCTTCGCTCCCTTCGGCCCGCACGCGCCGAAGGCGATCCACCCTCCGCGTCACCTCCGCGATCGCCCTCTGCCTCTTCTCGGGGCTCCTCCTCGCGTCCTGCTTTCCTCCTTGGCCATGGTCGGGGCTGGCCTGGGTCGCCCTGCTCCCCGCGATGGCCGCTTCCCGAATCCTCGAGCACTGGCGGGAGCGGGCGGCCGCGGGCTATCTTCTGGGGCTCCTCTTCTTCGGGGCTACCCTCTGGTGGATTGGAAAGGTCACGGTTGCCGGGACGGTCGGGCTCGTCCTCTACCTCTCTCTCTATCCCGGGCTCTGGCTCTCCCTGGCCGGCCGCTGGACCTCGGGCCACGCCCCGTTTCATCCCAAAGAAAACCTCTTGGCCTCCGCCTCCTTGGCTTCGGCCTGGGTCGTCCTCGAATGGATCCGGGGCTGGCTGGGAGGTGGGTTCCCTTGGAATAGCCTGGGCGTTTCCCAGTACCAGACCCTCGTCTTCGCCCAGGCGGCTCGTCTCGGCGGAGGGCTTCTCCTTTCGTGGCTCCTCGTCTTCGGCAACGGGCTTCTCTTCTTCACGGGGCTCCGCTTCCGCGCCGAAATCCGCGGCGAGCAGAAGCGGGCGCTCCATTTCGACCTTGCCGCCGGTCTCCTCCTGCTGACCGGGGTCGCTTCCTACGGCCTTTCCGTCCTCCTTACGACCCCGACGGAAGTCGCCCAGACACTCCGCTACGCCCTGGTCCAACCCGCCGTTCCTCAGAGCGTGGAGCACCCGTTTGATCCCCAGGAAGCGATTACCCGCGAGATCTCCCTCACCGAAACCGCCGACCAGGCAAGGCCCCAATTGATCGTCTGGCCGGAAAGCCCGATCGGCGCCGATCTCCTCTCCACGCCTTCCCTTCGCATCCCCCTCCTCGCCTGGGTGGGCTCCTCCGATTCCTGGCTCCTCCTGGGCACGCCGCGCATCCAGGGTGAGCGGCTCTTCAACGACGCCCTCCTCTTCTCGCCCCGGGGGCAATCGCTCCAGGCCTACGCCAAGAACCGGCTCGTCCCCTTCGGCGAGTTCGTTCCGTTCGGCAACCAGCTCCCGGTCCTCCGGAACCTTGTCCCCTTCGAGCTCGAGTTCTCCCCGGGGGATGCTCCCGTCGTCTTCCCGATGCACGACCCCTCGGTACGGATCGCCCCGCTGATCTGCTTCGAGGACACTTTCCCCGACTATGCTTGCCGCGTCGCCCGCGACAACCCCGACCTCCTGGTGAACATCACCAATGACGGCTGGTTCACCGGGACCCCGGGCGCACGCCAGCATCTGGCCAACGCAGTCCTGCGGACGATCGAGCTCGATCTCCCCCTCCTTCGCTGTGGCAACACCGGGATCACCGCCTTCCTCAATCAAAACGGGGCCGTCGTGGCCTCCCTGCCGGAGGCGAGCGGCAAAGCCGAAGCGGGCGAAGGCGTTCTCCTCGGCGTCGCCCAGTGGCACCGCCCGCGCCCGACCCTCTACCGCCTTGCGGGCGACTGGATCGTCTGGCTTTCCGGAGCCTTCGTTCTTTTAGGAATCGCTTCCCCCTTTGGGAAGAAGAGGAAGAGCCAAACGACACAACAGCCGGATGGGCCTCGAGCCCGGTAG